Proteins encoded in a region of the Bactrocera tryoni isolate S06 chromosome 4, CSIRO_BtryS06_freeze2, whole genome shotgun sequence genome:
- the LOC120774113 gene encoding uncharacterized protein LOC120774113 isoform X2 produces MLLEFLKYATRLLKNNMTTIILATTTATATTPTLNITTNFTTATTTTISNINSSALPTHNGMLPEQPATTQPPLEIFNTTLKTLFNKTLANVAQANLSDYTTPSTLSNGTGVVSGMEVGGTLAGGAATVMSALPTLPVSRYAMEATTSLPAQTVATFMAAGNKNRATIIVYPTVSPESIVIPIVSCIFGFPILALLVICCLRRRAKLARERDRRRNYDMQDHAVSLITDRRELSVYVLNEA; encoded by the exons ATGCTTTTGGAGTTTCTCAAATATGCCACAAGACTGCTGAAGAACAATATGACAACAATTATActtgctacaacaacagcaaccgccACAACGCCTACTCTtaatataacaacaaatttcacaacagcaacaacaacaaccatttcCAATATCAACTCCAGCGCCCTGCCCACACATAACGGCATGCTACCCGAACAACCCGCCACAACGCAACCCCCTTTGGAGATCTTCAACACTACACTTAAAACGCTCTTCAATAAAACACTCGCTAATGTGGCGCAGGCTAATTTAAGCGATTACACCACACCATCAACGCTTTCGAATGGCACCGGTGTTGTCAGCGGCATGGAGGTTGGCGGTACGTTGGCCGGAGGCGCAGCAACGGTAATGTCCGCTTTGCCAACCTTACCAGTGTCGCGCTATGCCATGGAGGCGACCACGTCATTGCCAGCACAAACGGTCGCCACATTCATGGCGGCGGGGAACAAGAACCGCGCCACAATAATTGTCTATCCCACAG TTTCGCCCGAATCCATTGTGATACCCATCGTTTCGTGTATTTTCGGTTTCCCTATATTGGCACTGCTTGTCATCTGTTGCCTGCGTCGTCGCGCGAAATTGGCACGTGAACGGGATCGCCGACGAAATTACGATATGCAGGACCATGCTGTGAGCCTG